GCGCGCCCTGTTGCGCGGCCTGCTGTGCATCGTTTGGATACCTAATCTTCGATGTGTCGAGGACGTATAGCAGACCCAAGTCGCTCACGGACGTAGTTGTTGAGCTTGGCTCTCCGCCGAGAACCACTATCGACTTGCCCACAGTCGTCATGCTATGTCCTGAGCGAGGTGAAGGGGATGGACCCATGTTCTGGAACGTGTACCACCGTCTTGACGAGATCCTGAACGCCGCGAGATCGCCGAGATCCGTTCCTTCTTCCGTTCGTCCACCGAAGACATACATAACGTCGTCCACGAGAGCAGCAGCATGGCCTTCGCGAGGTGCTGGGATATAACCGATGCAGTCGAGTTGAGACCATTTGTTCACGGCTGGGTCGTAACACCAAACGTCGTTGAACCACTGGAAACCATTGGTGCCGCCAAATCTACCAACGTGTCAGCCAGAACTATGATCAAAGGGCATCGGATAAGGAATGCTTACAGGTACATCTTGTCGTTAAACGTAATCATGGTGTGGTTAGTTCGCGCGGCAGGCATTTTGGGGCTTGTCTCTCCCTTGACCAGAATCTCCCAGCGGTTATTTGACATCTGGAGCTGGTTAAGATCGAATGCAGAAAGGTCATTCATGAAGAAGCCCTCGACTTGGCCACCAAAGATGAAAATCTTGGAGCCTAGTATATTAAGTGAGTGTCCATATCGACCCGATGGTCGTTGCCCAGCCGGCAGAGCGCGAGACCATTGTCTCGTTGCTGAACATCCGTTAGCTGAGAGAACGTACTGGATGGGGGATTAGAGCGTACAGGTATTGAGAAGGTAGAGAGTTTCGTCAAGAACATCAGActcgtcgatcttggtgtCACCACCATAGACAATGAAAGCATTGCCAACAAGCAGACTCGCATGGCCGACTCTAGGCCCGGGTCCCTCTGCCGTCGTTGGCAGGGGGTAACAGGCCATGTTGCCTCCGGCCTCAATCATCCAGAGGTCTCCCTTAACAGTTGATCCGTTAATCAAACCGCCCATCATATAGACGTCGCCTTCCTTGGAAGATACTGAGTTCACGGCAGCCCCATATCGAGGGAATGGGGAAGGATGTGTTGAGGTGTAGGTCAATCGCCGTTGCGACCAGGGATACAGGGACGCGTTAGGACCGTTTGCTGGAGGGCCGTTGCGCTGTTGCAGATCAGATTAGCAGCTGTTGATACGCCCAAGTGATTGAATGGGCGGTCAACTATGCGCGGGCAACTTACTGGCACTTCTCCGGTTTGTACAGGCTGATCAGCGCTTCCGCCACGGCGTCCATGTCCATGCCCAGGCCCATGATCTGGGCTTCCATTGCTGCCTTCATTTTCGAGAGAGTGTAAGCTCCCGGTGGGAGTGGCGCGGTGCTGGACGGCATTCTTTTCGGCGACGCGGGCGCTGGCGCTTTGGATCGATCCTTGTGAGCCAGAGCCGGCCTCGCGACTAGCAGGCGCCTTCTCCGGATGCTTCTTGGATTTGAAGAGAAAAGCCATGGTTGATCAGGAAGCAGCCGCTAAGCGGCGAAAGATTGATTCGGGAACAGCACTTGGTGGCTTTCGTAGTGATGATGCGATGCGTAGGCAACGATGATGGATAGTATCTCGGGGTAGCCGTCGCGTGTAAGAGAGGATCACGGGGAGACGAAGCGGATGGCCCGACAGGAGGGACAGCCCTAGCCGCAGATGCAGGAACGAGAGGAATCGGAATTCGAGATTCGGGATGGCTGGGCCAGCATCGGCGACGGCGTCGACAGGATTGCGGATCGTCACTGGAAATTTTCAGTGGTGGTCAACCTCCCGAATTTTGGGGGTGAGAGTCGACGAGAGGGGGTTGGTTTCGAGGCGGATGGATTGCGCTGGGTTGCCGCACGCCGTCGAGGAGCGCGGGACCTTTTTTGCCTTCTAAAATCGACCTGCGTCCAGGCAGTGAGAGAGTCGTTTGAGCAAAAAGCCGATGTCCAGACGCTCGAGGGGAGGGTGAATGAGCGACGATGCGGCGAATGGAGAAGCCTCCGTTGGGTTGGCGTGGGAGAAGGTGAAAGATgggaggtggtgatggtcaGGTACGGAGGAGTTGGAAATGAGCAGCCAGCCTGGAGCCAAAGGCGGCGACAGCTGCAACGGGAGCGAGCAGcaccagccagcagcagcgacaCGATGGATGGTTGGATGGGACTTGGTGCATCCTTGCCTTCGCCTCGTTGAGGTCGCCTGGGCTGGGTGGGTGTGCGTGTGGTGCACTACACGCACTGGGTCCTGCCTTTAGGGGGTGCTCTCCACGTGCCGGGTCCTCGCAGCGACCTCAGGGCTCTGGCACCTCCTGTTACCCGCTGTCCTTTGTTCAAAAGCCAGCGCCTTTCACCTGTAAACCCTGGTGCTCCTGACCAATCGCGGGTCTTGCACCGCCCCGGCCGTAGCCCGGCTCCAGCTTAGACGACATATTAGGGGTTGCAAGGCGACTTGTACAGTGCCGCACTGCAGCGGATGGTGGGCTTTTGTGGGGGTGAGCGCGATGAGACTGGTACAAGAAAGGTACTTCGTTCTAGTGCGGGTCAGCGCCTGATAAACAGTACCGCTTAGTACCCTGCAGGGGCTCAACGCCATCCCATATCCCTCGATGGGTCTTGGATCCAGGGGCTGGGAGTAACCCAACGTTGTCACATTTCTTAACGACCTCAGTTTTACGTCGGAAAGGcacaaaaagaaaagatggCCGGCGTGCCACTCTCGATACCATCTCGTTGACCCTTGaacccttttaattaatcttgAGAATTACGCAGGTGTGCGGCTTGGCTAGGGCTCCTCCCGTTCTTCCATTCTCTCCAGATCTTCCTTGCATCCCAAATGTGGATTCTCCTGGCGGCTGGGGACTCGACACCAACTGGTGCCAGGCCGGCGAGATGGCCTGGCCCCTCCCTAATGGATGTCACCCCTTTCACATTTAGAAACCctcgttgttgatggtggctGCCGATTTAGTCCTAGATCTTCTGCAAACACTTGCTCTCTTGAGAAAAGTGGCCAGCCATGTTGGATATTCTTGGAGCTCCATCGACATGAGGCACAGACTAACAGTAGCCAAGGGATAGGCGAGCCCAACGGTCAAACAAGTGCGTAGCTCCGGTGTCGTTAGAGAACCTGGATATGTTTCGTGTGCACCCAGGACGAGTCTCGGTCTGTCATCTCGCCGTCGGGTCGCACCCGGCTCTTGTAAGAAGGTAATAAGGCAAACACCACTGTAAGCCTTGCCCTGGTAAAGCTCCGGGCTAGTTGCTTTAACTCTACATTTCCGATAGGCGTCGGCGTAAAGAGGACGTGTTTCTTCGATGTCTGCACTCAAGTGAGCATTCCATTAAATGGGACCTCTTGGCGACTGGGGATGCACGTCATTGGCTTCGATATTATGGATCCCGCAACCCAGCCGAGATGTGTTGCTGACAGCACACCCAGAAGACTCCGTTTCAGTCGGCAGAAGGATTCAACGGTGATCATCATAATCAGATGCTCGTGACCGGTTCTCGGCCTCGAAGGTTCATCCTGCGCGGCTACTCAGCATCCCCCAAAGCACGTTGCAGGCAGGGTTGTTGTTGAGCGAGGCCCTCCGCCCGGACATTAAAACGTCGTCTTCCAACTTACCAACGTCAACGCCCCATGTCAAGGCTCGTTTCATGTTTCCCGCTAATGACGCCGGACGGAGCGGGCTAGAGCACAGGCCAAGCTTCCATTCTTTTTTTCGCCCCACCCTTCAACCTTCCACCGTTCTGGTTGTGCTTGTTGGAAAAAGGGGAAACCTGGTCTTTGGATAAACCTCAACCATCAGCCCGAGATTCCTTAAACAGAAAGGTTTCCTTCTCGATTTGTGGAAGCCCGTACAGTGTTTTCGTACTGTGGTTCATGCTGAGAAGAGGGTATTGGATGGCGAGCTCGGCCGAGCAAGCAGTCATTCCCGTTCGCAACTTTAGAACTCTTCGCGCTCAAGCAAGATCTCCTTTCGCAAGTGGCACCGGCCCGCGGGTGTGGCCGTCCATCTTACGGAGATAAGCCGCCGCTAAGGCGTCAATTCAACCTCACAATATTAGATATTGTCTATATGAACAATCAAGAAGTTGTCGGTCTACGCGTTTGTCGACTCGGCTGTCAAATCTATTTCCGCCAGGATCCGCTTTCGAGGTGCCAGCATTAGCCTGGACTCTCCCCGTTTTCGAGAAGCTGAACAACACGATGATCCATGCTGCCGGTTACCAGATAGGGACAGTGATCGTAGGCGCCCAGACCCCAGCATCGGAGCTTTGGATAAGCTGTTATCGATTGGGTGGCAACAAGACAACCAGCAGACAACAGCGGCTACGACTTGAAAGCTGACGAGTCCCAGGCATGAAGTGCCTGAACGAGGAAAATGGCTGAGCAAATGAGATACGGCATGCCGCAGCCCGCCGATCTGCCAAGCTTGCTCCCGCGCCGAGTCTTGTGAAAGGGGATACATGAAAGCGCATAATTCGTGGAAGCTGGAGCAAGGTTTGCGCATGTCAGTATTGCTGGTGGGCTCCGAATCTGTCCGTCGTGTAACCACGGGTCGTGCATCCTTTCACAGCCATGTTGTGTACTGACAACTATAGATTTGGAGCTGCCTGTTGGGCTGTTCGGTCGCTTCATCCAGACAAGAGACGAAAGCCACGTGCAAGGTCACGCGCAGGTTCCCTCTTCACCATGACAGGGTTAGCGCTTGTGGCTCGACTGATGCTAAGGCATGTGGCAGTGCGACTGTTGGTCGACTGAGGGGGTTGGGGTAGTGTAGTGCAGAGAGCGCATCAACGTGACATCTATGGAGACCATAATGGGCCGGTCAGTGGTCAGTGGGAGACTTGAGCTGAATTGCCGGGGACTCGATCATAGAATGCCGACGATCAGTCATAGACGGAACCATAAAGGCATGAATTGTCAACGTTGAGAAGGTGCATGCCAAAATAATTAGGAATATTCCAAAATACACACATGACCCGAGGCCTCAGGCACCAGCTCCTAACAAATCATACCCGCGTTAGAGGGCGCTTGAGTTAGTGACCCATCCGGTGTTAGGGATTCCTAATTTCTGCCGTGGACCTGGTCAGCCGCCGCACGCCGATACCACAACTCTCGACCTCATCTTCTACACTGCAGAAACCTCGGTCGCGGGCTCAACTATATTTTATGCCCTCCACCGCCAAGCAATTCGGGCACTCCGAGCGCCTATTCATCATGCCAGCTTGAGCTTTACTTCTGTAGAGTCCGAAAGCCATGACCGCTGTGTCGCTCCAACAGACGTCACCCGCTCCGCATCTGCTCCCCAGCCATACCCGCACCCGCTTCGCCGCCGCGAGCTCCTCCGCCAACGCCAGGCCATCGCCGACCCACATCCACCACGACAACCACGCGCTTTCCCACCACGATAATCTGCCTGCGCCGgcagcgacagcgacagcaACGCTCCGTGACCCTCCGCCTGCGATGGCGCTGAGATCCGAATTTAACGGCACCTCTGCGCCCACCGCCGACTCCAATGGAGTCGCCTCTAGAGCGCAACCGGTGCTGAATGGTCGCCCAGCTCCCAACCAACTTCCAAGAtctgatgacgatgatgatgaccaaCGACCCTCAAGCGCGCCCGGTCGACGCAACGGAAACGCGGTTCTCGAAACACGAGATGACATTGAGCATCACCAGCAGAAGCGGCCTGTGAAGCCATTGCTGCTCCGGTCAAAAAGCGACTACGCGCGGCCCATGGACGAGCCAGAGATCGTGAAGGACGATATACCCGAATGGGGGGCTAGGCACGGCTTCGAGGATCACTACCAGTCCGAGGACATAATATCAGACCTGGCTAATGTAAGTTGTGCCTCCCATTCAGTCCTCATCTGCTGGTCGGCCTGCGCGGATCCATCTGAGGTTGGATATTCTTGATATCGACGACTGCGGTGCATGAACCCTCCAAGATGGAGAGATATCCACCACGGAGCCTCCTCTGCGCGAGGACCCCGGGCCTTCTGTTCAGCTGTCGTCGTTCTGTCGTTGTCATTGGGCGATCAAAGCTCCTGGTCTGGCTCACAGGctcttaagcttaaaaacCGGCACATGCATCTGCGGGATTTGGAGCCTGGATGAACCCACGAAGCTAACAATGACGTATAGAATTGGTACATGTACTTCACCGATAAACGACACGAGACGACAGGCAAACCCAAGCCGCTTCAGTATGAACTTCAGGACTGGCGACAGAGAGACAGACTAAAGACAGTCTCTGCGGCCCTCGCAGTGTGTTTGAACATCGGAGTCGAACCACCTGACCAGCTCAAGACGAATCCAGGCGCGAAGCTCGAAGCCTGGACGGACCCGACGATCCCGCCCATCCAGAAAGCTCTCGAGAACATCGGCAAAGCACTACAGGCGCAGTATGAGACCTTGGCGATTAGAGCCCGCTACAAGCAGTATCTGGATCCTTCGGTTGAAGAAACGAAAAAGTTCTGCATCTCCTTGCGTAGAAACGCCAAGGATGAGCGTGTTTTGCTTCACTACAACGGTCACGGCGTGCCCAAGCCGACCGCATCAGGCGAAATATGGGTGTTCAACAAGAACTACACCCAGTATATACCCGTCTCGTTGTACGATTTGCAACACTGGCTGCAGGCCCCCACCATCTTTGTCTGGGACTGCTCCGAGGCCGGCAACATCCTCAACAACTATCATAGATTCGTCGAAAAgcacgaggaggaggaagaggaagctgcCGAGCGTGACCCCAACTACACAAAGACGAACTTCCGACCATACATCCACCTGGCCGCATGTGCCGTCAAGGAAAACCTTCCGACGAATCCTCTCTTGCCGGCTGACCTCTTCACGGCTTGCCTCACCACACCCATTGAGATGGCACTCTGGTTCTTTGTCCTTCAGAACCCACTCAAGACCAACCTCAGCCCAGACCGAGCCAAGAAGCTCCCTGGCCGCCTGCAGGAACGACGTACACCATTGGGCGAGCTGAACTGGATCTTCACGGCCATTACTGACAGCATCGCGTGGACAACCCTTCCTCGCGACCTCTTCCGCAAGTTCTTTCGCCAGGATCTGATGGTGGCAGCTCTATTCCGCAACTTCTTGCTCGCTCAGCGCGTTATGACTGTGTACGGTTGTCACCCGCAGTCGTACCCTCAGCTTCCAGACACTCACCAGCACCCGCTCTGGGAGACCTGGGATCTGGCTGTCGATATGGCTCTGGCTCAGCTCCCcatgctggagaagaaggagagcgAGGGTCTCGATTACGAGTACCAGAATTCGACATTTTTCACAGAGCAGCTCACTGCTTTTGATGTCTACCTGACGAGAGGCGATGCTATGGCCCAGAAATCGCCTGACCAGCTACCCGTCGTTCTCCAAGTACTGCTTAGCCAGCAGCATCGAGTTCGCGCACTCATTCTACTTGGCCGGTTCCTTGACCTGGGCCCCTGGTCGGTACAGCTCGCTCTGAGTATCGGCATCTTCCCATATGTCCTGAAGCTTTTGCAGTCTGCGGCTGCCGAGCTCAAGCCAGTGATGGTCTTCATCTGGGCGCGGCTCATCGCAGTAGATATATCATGCCAGCAAGATCTGATTAAGGATAGCGGCTACAGCTACTTTGCCCAGATTCTCAAGCCCTCTGAGGGCCTGCCAGTTGTCGATAGCGACGAGCACAAGGCCATGTGCGCCTTCATCCTGGCCATGCTCTGCAAGGACTACAAGAACGGCCAGATGGTTTGCAACCAGACAGACATCATGACCTACTGCTTGACACATCTGCAGAACGAGGAGAACCCACTTCTGAGACAATGGGCATGCCTGTGTATCAGCCAGCTGTGGCAGGATCTCCCCGAGGCCAAATGGCGCGGAATCAGGGAGAACGCCTACGTCAAGTTGGCCTATCTCACGAAGGACCCCTGCTGTGAGGTTAGAGCTGCTATGGTTCACGCCATGACTACTTTCCTGGGCATCCCTGACCTCACGGATGAAGTGGCTCGCATCGAGGAGTCCATCGCGTGGACGATCCTCGACATGGGCAACGACGGAAGCCCGATGGTCCGGAAAGagttcgtcgtcttcctctcGCATTTCGCTGTCAGATTTGAGAGCAAATTCCTGGTTGCAGCCTATGAGCAACTGGTAGAGGAGAAGGAGTATCTCATGTTCCCTCCTCGGGATGATGGCCAGGAGCACAAGATGGGCCTCCACTACGCCAGGCCTGACCACCGTAACCAGGATGGAACGATAAAGCCGACCTCCCAGGGCTTGTCTCACAACACTGTCTACATGGCGCTATGGAAACTGGCGCTGGTCCTCAGCGTGGATCCTCACCCGGAAGTGCAACGAGAGGCGACCATCGTGGTCGACTTCATCCACCATGCCCTCCTCAACTCGAGTGTTGGCGCCCCAGCACAGCTAGTCATGGCTGAGATCCAGAAACGTGCTTCGAGGTTGGCACACCGTCACACGCCCAGCGCCAGTCAACGGACCAGCGCCGCGGGCCCTCAAGTTACGCAACCACTGCCTTCCCCTGGGCTGCTCCGTAGGACTGCCAGTCTCCTATTCCCTTCGTTGATGAACACCGAGGACAGGTCAAGACCATCGACACCGACAACACCAACTCCACCGCTTCCTCGATCACCCTCGCTGAAGCTCTCGCATAACCCCATGCCGCCTGAGCAGAATGATCAATCATCGTCATTTGCACAATATCATCTCGCTCCTGAACCCTACTCCGGTGCTTACCAGAGCCGAAACTTGGCAAAGCCCCCAACCCTTCCGCTCAAGAGCAGGTTCTTGGAATGGTCGATCGAGTACTTCCGTGAGCCACAAATGAAGCCAAGTGAGGCGGACGAGCCCGGAAGCACCGAGTACAACGAGCGTCTCTGGCGAAGAGCTCGCAACGAGGCAATCTTCCGAGAAACTCAGCCATTGAAACAACAAGCCGGAAGTCACAAGTGGAACAACCAGCTCGGTATCGTTAACAACGGTGCTCAGCCCGCCAAGATGACCTTCCACCAGTTTGAGGACCACCTTGCTGTAGCCGACGAAGGTAATACTGTCTATGTGTGGGACTGGAAGAAACAGGGCCGCTTGAGTCGATTCAGCAACGGAAACCCGGAAGGGTCCAGGATCAGTGACATGAAGTTCATCAATGAAGACGACCAGGCGATGCTTCTGACAGGCTCATCGGACGGTGTGATCCGGGTATACCGCAACTACGAGTCCGACAGAGAGATTGAGCTTGCGTCGTCGTGGCGCGCCCTGACACACATGGTCCCCAGCAACGTCAATTCGGGCATGGTGTTTGACTGGCAGCAGGTGACGGGCCGAGTCCTTGTCGCTGGTGATGTCCGAGTGATTCGAGTCTGGTATGCGGCGTACGAGACCTGCATCATGGACATCCCAGCGCGGTCCGGATCGTGCGTAACCTCATTGACTTCGGATCAGATGACGGGGCACATGTTTGTTGCCGGCTTCGGAGATGGAGCTGTACGAGTGTTTGATACCAGAAATCGACCTCAAGAGTCTATGGTGCGCAAGTGGAAGGATGAGTCAGATCGGCAATGGATTAAGAGCGTCCATATGCAGCGCGGGGGGCAACGAGAGCTCCTGAGCGCGAGCCGAaacggcaaggtcaaggtgtGGGATATCCGCATGGACAAGCCTCTGCACTCCTTCCAGACAACACGAGATACTCTTCGGACCGCGACCACGCATGAACACCTGCCGGTCTTTGCTGTGTAAGTACCTACCCAGATGGAATCAGGTGCCGGGAGGTTGGGTTTACAGGGATCATCGCTAACCCGTCTCGGCAGGGGAACGTCAGCCCACGCGGTCAAGgtcttcaacctcgacggcCATGAGCTCTCCAACGTTGAGCCATACTCAAGCTTCCTGCAGCAGAGCCGAAGCTCGCCCATCTCGGCGACGGCATTCCACCCCCACCGACCCATCCTGGGGTGCGCCGCTAAGGGCGACCACCACATCAACCTGTTCACCTGCG
The window above is part of the Fusarium falciforme chromosome 3, complete sequence genome. Proteins encoded here:
- a CDS encoding Raptor-N domain-containing protein encodes the protein MTAVSLQQTSPAPHLLPSHTRTRFAAASSSANARPSPTHIHHDNHALSHHDNLPAPAATATATLRDPPPAMALRSEFNGTSAPTADSNGVASRAQPVLNGRPAPNQLPRSDDDDDDQRPSSAPGRRNGNAVLETRDDIEHHQQKRPVKPLLLRSKSDYARPMDEPEIVKDDIPEWGARHGFEDHYQSEDIISDLANNWYMYFTDKRHETTGKPKPLQYELQDWRQRDRLKTVSAALAVCLNIGVEPPDQLKTNPGAKLEAWTDPTIPPIQKALENIGKALQAQYETLAIRARYKQYLDPSVEETKKFCISLRRNAKDERVLLHYNGHGVPKPTASGEIWVFNKNYTQYIPVSLYDLQHWLQAPTIFVWDCSEAGNILNNYHRFVEKHEEEEEEAAERDPNYTKTNFRPYIHLAACAVKENLPTNPLLPADLFTACLTTPIEMALWFFVLQNPLKTNLSPDRAKKLPGRLQERRTPLGELNWIFTAITDSIAWTTLPRDLFRKFFRQDLMVAALFRNFLLAQRVMTVYGCHPQSYPQLPDTHQHPLWETWDLAVDMALAQLPMLEKKESEGLDYEYQNSTFFTEQLTAFDVYLTRGDAMAQKSPDQLPVVLQVLLSQQHRVRALILLGRFLDLGPWSVQLALSIGIFPYVLKLLQSAAAELKPVMVFIWARLIAVDISCQQDLIKDSGYSYFAQILKPSEGLPVVDSDEHKAMCAFILAMLCKDYKNGQMVCNQTDIMTYCLTHLQNEENPLLRQWACLCISQLWQDLPEAKWRGIRENAYVKLAYLTKDPCCEVRAAMVHAMTTFLGIPDLTDEVARIEESIAWTILDMGNDGSPMVRKEFVVFLSHFAVRFESKFLVAAYEQLVEEKEYLMFPPRDDGQEHKMGLHYARPDHRNQDGTIKPTSQGLSHNTVYMALWKLALVLSVDPHPEVQREATIVVDFIHHALLNSSVGAPAQLVMAEIQKRASRLAHRHTPSASQRTSAAGPQVTQPLPSPGLLRRTASLLFPSLMNTEDRSRPSTPTTPTPPLPRSPSLKLSHNPMPPEQNDQSSSFAQYHLAPEPYSGAYQSRNLAKPPTLPLKSRFLEWSIEYFREPQMKPSEADEPGSTEYNERLWRRARNEAIFRETQPLKQQAGSHKWNNQLGIVNNGAQPAKMTFHQFEDHLAVADEGNTVYVWDWKKQGRLSRFSNGNPEGSRISDMKFINEDDQAMLLTGSSDGVIRVYRNYESDREIELASSWRALTHMVPSNVNSGMVFDWQQVTGRVLVAGDVRVIRVWYAAYETCIMDIPARSGSCVTSLTSDQMTGHMFVAGFGDGAVRVFDTRNRPQESMVRKWKDESDRQWIKSVHMQRGGQRELLSASRNGKVKVWDIRMDKPLHSFQTTRDTLRTATTHEHLPVFAVGTSAHAVKVFNLDGHELSNVEPYSSFLQQSRSSPISATAFHPHRPILGCAAKGDHHINLFTCEKSEPLSLG